The genomic interval ACAATCCCCATACCTACTTCGTTTGTAACAAATAATACTGTAGCTTGGCTTGCACGTGAACTAATCACTAGCTTTTCAATTTGTTTCATAATATACTGATATGTTTCTTCAGGATTAGTTGGTGTATTGGGTGATAATAATAAGTTACTAGTATATAAGGTTAAACAGTCAAATAAGATAACATTAGCCTGTTTAGCGGCTTCTTGCAGTATTTGGTCAGCATCATATGGTGCTTCAAATGTTTGCCAAGTATCTGGACGACGCTGGCGATGCAATGTTACACGTGTTTGCATTTCTTGATCATATACTTGGGCGGTAGCAATATAGGCTACTTTATCTGTTTGTGCTGCGGCATATTGTTCAGCAAATAAACTTTTGCCACTTCTGGCTCCACCTGTTATAAGTACGATTTTGCCTTGCATTATATCAATCTCCCAAAGGATATATTATTTTCTTTTTTGCTTAAATAATTTACATGAAGATAGAAAGCGGAGAGCATTCTTTTCGTTACCAGCAAAATGCATATGTAAATAAGAAGCTACTACGTTCTTGCTGGCATATCCGCCATTATATACTTCACCAGTACGTGTCTTTTTGAATTCAAAAGCCCAAGGAAAATCTTTTTGATTTTCGTCAATAATCATTTGTGAAAAATGAAACTCATGCCCTCGCAGAATATCACCATTATCACACAAAATATTTTCTGTAAGAGCCGTTGCCTCAACATAGCCTACTGTTTGTAACTTAGATTGCATTGAACAGGTTGCTGGAATAGCTCCCACCATATCATATTTTTGCCCTTCAAAATCAACGATTTTTTTTGTCAAATACATAAAGCCACCACATTCAGCATATACTGGCATGCCTTCTTGGCAAGCTTGCTTTATAGATTGCCTCATACTTACATTAACGGCTAATTCATTAGCAAACATTTCTGGAAAACCACCGCCAAATAATAGGCCATCCACTTGCGGAAGCTCATTATCGCTTATAGGACTAAATGGTATAATTTCTGCCCCTAAAGATTTTAAGACATCAAGACTTTCGGGATAATAAAAAGAAAAAGCATCATCTTGCGCGACACCAATACGTAAATTTAGTGGAATTTTTTTAGAATTATTGGTTACTTCTTCTAAGCTACACAAACTAGGGGATGACTGTGCTATTTCAAGAAGTTTGTTAATATCTAACTGAGAAGAAATTTGTTCTCTTAATTCGCTAATCCTATCAGAAGCATTATGTTCAGTAACTGGTGTTAAACCTAAATGCCTTTCAGGCATATGTAGAGCATCATTTCTATAAATACAGCCTAACACTGGAATACCAATTCGATCTAATGCATCACATATCATACTTTTATGAGTTTGGGATCCTAATCGATTGATTATAACACCAACTAAATTGACTTCCTGATCATACATCTTATAACCTAATGCAATAGCAGCAGCACTTTCTCCTACTGATCTAGCATCAATAACAAGCACGACTGGTGTTTTGAGTATTTTGGCGATAGCTGCTGTACTGCTAATCCCAGTGCGCCCCCCATCATATAAGCCCATGACTCCCTCAATGATAACAATATCATTATCAGAAGCCGTTTTAGCAAAAATCGGAACTAGCTTGTCTGTAGGTACTAACCAGGTATCCAAGTTATGAGCAACCTTACCACTTGCTAATTGATGATAACCAGGGTCAATATAATCAGGACCGACTTTGTAGGATTGTATTGTAAGGCCCTTTTCTTTTAAAACGGCTAAGATTCCTGTAACAATAGTGGTTTTTCCCACACCGCTGTGAGTGCCAGCAATGACGATACGTGGAATATTAATTTGGGACATAATCTCCCCCCCCCTACTAGTACCTTCTTATAGTTTTGCAATTATTGGCACTTAAAAAATTATCTTTTATGCATGTATAAAAGAGCATTTGTAATTGCGGCAGCAATTGGACTACCACCTTTATTTCCTCGGACTGTTATGTAAGGCACAGGGCAAGTTTCAGCTAATAAATCTTTTGATTCACTGGCACCAACGAAGCCAACAGGAACACCAATAATAAGTGCAGGTCGAATATTAGTATTTTTCATCATATTTAAGACTTCAAATAAAGCAGTAGGTGCATTACCGATGGCAATGATAGAGCCATGCAATCGTTCACCAAAAGTACGCATAGCTACCATAGACCTTGTGATTCCAAGTTCTTTGGCAGTAGACGCTACTGTTTCATCACCAATGAGGCAATTTACTGTTCCGCCATATTCTGCTAAACGACGTTTATTAATACCAGTACGAACCATCTCTACATCACAAAAAATATCACATCCTGCTTCTAATGCTTTGCATCCTGCATTAATAGCTTCCGCATGGATTTCAATAACTTTTGAATACTCTGGGTCACCAGCTGCGTGGATAATGCGTGAAAATACCTTTATTTCTTCAGGTTTTAAATTCAAACTAGTTAAGTAAGGAGCAATGATTTCCATACTGCGCTCTTCAATAGCCATCGGCTCTGTTATATATTGCATTAGTAGACCTCCCTAATAAATTTGATAACTTCGGTAACATCATAAACTACGTTGTTATACTGAATGATAGGTCTATCAATTACGACCAAAGGCAAATGTAATTCCATTGCAGCTGTGATTTTAGTATCACTACCACCAATTTCTCCACTATTTTTAGTGACGATTACTTCTGCATGATATTCCTCAAATAGGGCCACATTAAGTTCGTGAGAGAAGGGACCTTGTATTGCTACTATATCTCGCGGCGTGAAACCCAATTCTAAGCATTCTGTTAAGACGCCTGGTTCCGGTAGCACACGGGCGATTAATCTATGTTTGTGCAAAAATGTTGAATTTTTAAATATTTTTAAATGACGACTACCGGTGGTAAGAAATATAGTTTTACCCAAAGATCCTGCCACTTGCGCTGCTTCTGCATAATCATGAACAATGTGTAAACCATCATAATTGGGCAATGCAGCACTTGGGCGTTCATACCTGACATAAGCTATCGTTGTAGCTTGGCATGCCTTCATAGCATTCTCAGAAACATTAACAGCATAAGGATGACTAGCATCTACAATCATAGTAATCTTGTTAGTGTGAATCAAAGTAGTAAATCCATTTGAATCAAGGGGACCAGTATGAACTGGCACCCCAAGGTCAATCAATTCTCGACCATAATCACTAAAAACAGAAGCCATCACTTCGTAATCATAGTTTATCAATAAGTTAACTAGATCTCGCCCATCTTTTGTTCCGGCAAGGACTAAAATCATAATTTATAACCACGTGGTGTAATCATACGGTTATCTTGTACGTAAGTTTGGCTATTTCCGATAATTACAAGAGAAAACATATCAATAAATTCCTTAGTAAATTCATTTAAAGTCGATATCGCCATATTCTCACCTTCACGAGTAGCGTGATGCACAATACCTACTGGTGTAGAGGTTTTCCGATGCTTCAATACAATTTCACGTACTTCTCTAATTTGGCTGGTACGACGTTTGCTCTTAGGATTATATAAAGCGATTACAAAATCAGCTTCTGCAGCCATTTCAACACGTTTTCTAATAACATCCCAAGGTGTTAATAGATCACTTAAACTAATTACAGCAAAATCATGCATTAATGGTGCTCCTAGAATAGCGGCTGAAGCGCCAACTGCACTAATTCCAGGTATAACATTGACCTCTGGACGAATATCTGAATCATATTTCATTACTAACTCAAGTATAAGACCAGCCATACCATAAATTCCTGGATCTCCACTGGAAATTACTGCTACATTCTTGCCAGCGAGTGCCTGATCTACAGCACTTTGGCAACGTTCAATTTCTTGCATCATACCTGTACCAATAATTTTTTTATTAGTTAGTAATTCAGAGACAAGCGTAACGTAAGTATTGTAACCAACAATTACATCGGCATTTTCTATGCTTTCTCTAGCTCTAGGACTCATATCAAGCAAACTGCCTGGCCCTATTCCAACGACTGCTATTTTACCTGGGCAATTGACACCGTTACATTCTTGTATTTTGTTTTGGGAAGAAGAAGCTTGTTCGTCTGCCCCGCTAATATTGCTGCTGCTGCACATACATTTCCCACTCCTATCTCTTTTTTAACGAAAGTTGATACCTCAAGTTGATTCTCTTCAATACATTTTTCTAATTGTTCGTTGACAAAAAATACACTGGGTACAGCAAATTGCTGTATTACAGATAATAAACCTGGTTCATTTTGTTTTATAACACTGCTGCCAATGATGGCAATACTATTTATACTACGTCCAATTCGGCCACAAGCATCAGTGACTGCTGCTAAAATTTCTTCACTAGTTGTGTTTCGTCTACAACCGATACCAACGGCAAGTGTTGCTGGCCGCAAATATAAGTGAGTGATACTTAGGGACAATACTTGATCTGAAATAATAACGGCAGCATCAAACTCATTACTACCTATGTTGGATAAATCTATTAATTCGATCCCTAACTTAGCGGCTTCTTGATAATAAAACTCCTGATGTGATATTGTTTTATCAATAAAAAATAGTACATTATCACCATTAACTATTGCTGCATTAATCGTTTTTAATTGTTTAAAAGGTTCTATTTTTAATTTAAGTTTTACTGCTAACATATCTGCTGCAGGTTTATTAGCAATATCAGTAGCAGTAGTTATAACTGGCTCGGCACCTACTAATCCACCAATTAATGTGGTTAGCTCATTTGCACCACCAATATGCCCTGATAATAAACTAATTGCATGTTTACCACTATCGTCCATAACGACGATTGCTGGATCAACTCGTTTGTCAATAATATAAGGGGCAATAACCCTAACTACAATACCTGTCGCCATTATGAAAATAAACCCATCGTATTGAGAAAAAACGCTATGCATCAGGGTACTTAGCAAGTCATAGGTATTGTGGCGTAGTGGATTGCGTCCAACTTTAGCAAAAATATCTACGCTTTTTCCTAATTTACTTAGTTTCTCTGCTAGATTATTACCGAGTAGTGCACCTTGATTCGTCACAGAGATAATTGCCAGTTTCATTTTGCATCCCGGTACATATGACCAAACTCAGGGGCATATAATCGTGATAATGCATATTGACTATCTAGGCAACGTCCAACAACAATCATTGCCGTACGGTCGATTTTCGCGTCAGTTATAATTTTTCCAATTGTAGATACTGTGCCTCTAAAGATTTTTTGATCCGGCCAAGAAGCTTTTTGTACAATAGCTACAGGTGTGTCTTGTTCATAACCACCGTCTATTAATTCTTTCATTACATTATCAATCATATGAACACTTAAAAAGATACACATAGTCGCGTTGTGACTAGCCAGTAGAGCTAGTTTTTCTTTTTCAGGTACAGGTGTGCGGCCTTCTAATCGTGTAATGATTACCGTTTGCGAAACATCAGGTAATGTATATTCACGTTTTAATGCGGCAGCTGTTGCTAAGAAAGAACTAACACCCGGAATTACATCATATGTAATATTTTTTTTATCTAGGGCATCCATTTGTTCTTGGATCGCACCATAAATACTAGGGTCACCAGTATGTAATCGGACTGTCTTTTTGCCATGACTGGCAGCTTCCTCGATAACATCAATAACTTGATCTAAGGTCATAGAAGCACTGTTGTAAATTGATGCACCTTGTTTAGCTAGCGCCAATAAGGCTGGATTGACAAGGGAACCAGCATAAATAATAACATCGGCTTCTCCTAATAAACGTTGACCCTTTACCGTAATTAACTCAGGATCTCCAGGACCTGCCCCTACAAATGAAACATGCATTGAAAAACCTCCCAAATATTTGTTAGTGAAAATTCTAATATAATTAGCTTATATACCTTTAGTACATGTAATGATATAGATTGGATTTAATGCTTGCAACATATTACTGCTTTTCACCTGTTTTATACGTGTTACTTGCATACCAAAAGCTTCTACCGTAAATTCAGGTTTAGCCTGCATACTATGTAAAGCATCATATAATGTTTCTATAGTAATAGCTGTGATAACTAATCTGCCATTTGGTTTAAGTAAACTATTACTTTGTGCTAGAATTTCTTGTAAGTGACCACCGCTTCCGCCAATAAAGATTACATCGGCAACGGGAAGCCCCTGCAATGCCTCCGGTGCGGAACCTGAGATGACTTCGATATTATCTGCGCCAAAATGTATTGCATTAGAACGAATTAGTTGAGCTCCTTCTGGATGCCGTTCAATCGCATATACTTTACCACTACTAGCTTGTAAGGCCGCCTCAATTGAGAGAGAGCCAGTCCCGGCCCCAATGTCTATAATAGTGTCAGTAGGACAAATCTTCGCTTTAGTAAGAACTAAAATACGAACTTCTTGCTTCGTCATCGGAATATCACCACGAATAAAGTCCTCATCCTTAATACCTGGAAAATAGCTCATGCTTCCACCACCATTACACAATGAGTAAACCCATTTAGCATTTTTACTTCATTTAGAGTTGATTGTTTAATTTCTTCATTCTCATAAGACAAATTAGCACACAACCATACTTTTGCATTTGACGGCCAGCCATGATCTATGAGTACGCCCGCAATAAATTTTGGATCTTGTTCATAATCAGTGAGAATACCAAGTTTTTTGTTAGGTGCATATTTCAAATCATTGTCATTGGCCATACGACCATGCATACTAATAAGAAGTGCGTCTTGCCATATAGCGGTTATACGGGCGAAAGCTAACTGCATAGAGCTTATTCCTGGGATAACGGTAATACATTCAGACGTAAATTTAGTTTTAAGAGTAGCTAGGAAACTGTAAAAACCAGGATCACCTGAAACCATGACCACTACATCACTTTGCGAAAGGGATGTAGCGATGAACGTTAAAACGCCACTGATATCTCGATCGATAACTTTAACCGTTGCATGTTTAGGTGCAAATGTTATAAGAGCTCGCTGACTTCCAACTAGTACGTCTGCCTGGGCAATTATGCGACTAGCCACTGGCAATATATAATCAGGTGATCCTGGTCCAATTCCTACTACTATTATTTTATGTTCCATCCTAGATTGCCTCCAATTTCTTGTGCGGTATCATCAGTTGCTAATATATCTCCTTTTAGAGTAATCATAGCGGTACCCACTCTTAGATCACCAAAGATATAACGCTCAGCACGTATGCTGGCTCTTTGGGCAATTACGCGGTACACCTCATGCAATTTGTATTTTGTAATAATTGGCATAGCAGCTTCCGTAGTATTACAGTCTAATACTTCTTGTATCGCGGACTGCGGTGCGCCTAGGGAAGCCATATAGGCAGCCAGTGTTTCAAAACGAGCATCAGCCATACGATTATGAGTATGAAAAATTCCTGCAGCTACCTTGACAATTTTCCCCAAATGGCCAAATAACAATACTTGCTCCATACCATAATGTACAGCACTTTCTAACATATGTCCGATAAAATTGCTAGTTTGTATTACTGCTTCTCTAGGAAGATGGTACCTATTAATGGCGATTTCTTGTCCCATTTTTCCAGGAGCAAAGACAATTTGATTATATCCTAATGCCTTTACCATAGAAATTTGTGGTGATAATGAATTTTTAAAGGCTTCTTCTGACATTGGTTCCACTATGCCGGTAGTACCAATAATGGATAAACCGCCTACAATACCTAATGTTGGATTTAAAGTTCGTTGTGCTAACCTTTCACCATCAGGTATTGAAATAGTAACAGTTACACCACAACCAGTAGGTAATACATCTTGTATTGCTTGCATGATCATTTTACGAGGTCCAGGGTTAATAGCGGGCTGACCAACAGCTACAGATAAGCCTGGTTTAGTAACAAGCCCCACTCCAACTCCAGCTTTTAGGATTATCTCACTCGTTTTATTGACTTCTACTTCGGCAAAGATCCTTGTACCATTTGTAACATCAGGATCATCT from Pelosinus sp. IPA-1 carries:
- the cobU gene encoding bifunctional adenosylcobinamide kinase/adenosylcobinamide-phosphate guanylyltransferase, with amino-acid sequence MQGKIVLITGGARSGKSLFAEQYAAAQTDKVAYIATAQVYDQEMQTRVTLHRQRRPDTWQTFEAPYDADQILQEAAKQANVILFDCLTLYTSNLLLSPNTPTNPEETYQYIMKQIEKLVISSRASQATVLFVTNEVGMGIVPDNALARQYRDIAGMVNQKMAAHADEVYLVISGLPVEIKKIATQIAKGVHHG
- a CDS encoding cobyrinate a,c-diamide synthase, whose translation is MSQINIPRIVIAGTHSGVGKTTIVTGILAVLKEKGLTIQSYKVGPDYIDPGYHQLASGKVAHNLDTWLVPTDKLVPIFAKTASDNDIVIIEGVMGLYDGGRTGISSTAAIAKILKTPVVLVIDARSVGESAAAIALGYKMYDQEVNLVGVIINRLGSQTHKSMICDALDRIGIPVLGCIYRNDALHMPERHLGLTPVTEHNASDRISELREQISSQLDINKLLEIAQSSPSLCSLEEVTNNSKKIPLNLRIGVAQDDAFSFYYPESLDVLKSLGAEIIPFSPISDNELPQVDGLLFGGGFPEMFANELAVNVSMRQSIKQACQEGMPVYAECGGFMYLTKKIVDFEGQKYDMVGAIPATCSMQSKLQTVGYVEATALTENILCDNGDILRGHEFHFSQMIIDENQKDFPWAFEFKKTRTGEVYNGGYASKNVVASYLHMHFAGNEKNALRFLSSCKLFKQKRK
- a CDS encoding precorrin-8X methylmutase — protein: MQYITEPMAIEERSMEIIAPYLTSLNLKPEEIKVFSRIIHAAGDPEYSKVIEIHAEAINAGCKALEAGCDIFCDVEMVRTGINKRRLAEYGGTVNCLIGDETVASTAKELGITRSMVAMRTFGERLHGSIIAIGNAPTALFEVLNMMKNTNIRPALIIGVPVGFVGASESKDLLAETCPVPYITVRGNKGGSPIAAAITNALLYMHKR
- the cobK gene encoding precorrin-6A reductase, coding for MILVLAGTKDGRDLVNLLINYDYEVMASVFSDYGRELIDLGVPVHTGPLDSNGFTTLIHTNKITMIVDASHPYAVNVSENAMKACQATTIAYVRYERPSAALPNYDGLHIVHDYAEAAQVAGSLGKTIFLTTGSRHLKIFKNSTFLHKHRLIARVLPEPGVLTECLELGFTPRDIVAIQGPFSHELNVALFEEYHAEVIVTKNSGEIGGSDTKITAAMELHLPLVVIDRPIIQYNNVVYDVTEVIKFIREVY
- the cobJ gene encoding precorrin-3B C(17)-methyltransferase, whose product is MLDMSPRARESIENADVIVGYNTYVTLVSELLTNKKIIGTGMMQEIERCQSAVDQALAGKNVAVISSGDPGIYGMAGLILELVMKYDSDIRPEVNVIPGISAVGASAAILGAPLMHDFAVISLSDLLTPWDVIRKRVEMAAEADFVIALYNPKSKRRTSQIREVREIVLKHRKTSTPVGIVHHATREGENMAISTLNEFTKEFIDMFSLVIIGNSQTYVQDNRMITPRGYKL
- a CDS encoding cobalt-precorrin 5A hydrolase, which gives rise to MKLAIISVTNQGALLGNNLAEKLSKLGKSVDIFAKVGRNPLRHNTYDLLSTLMHSVFSQYDGFIFIMATGIVVRVIAPYIIDKRVDPAIVVMDDSGKHAISLLSGHIGGANELTTLIGGLVGAEPVITTATDIANKPAADMLAVKLKLKIEPFKQLKTINAAIVNGDNVLFFIDKTISHQEFYYQEAAKLGIELIDLSNIGSNEFDAAVIISDQVLSLSITHLYLRPATLAVGIGCRRNTTSEEILAAVTDACGRIGRSINSIAIIGSSVIKQNEPGLLSVIQQFAVPSVFFVNEQLEKCIEENQLEVSTFVKKEIGVGNVCAAAAILAGQTNKLLLPKTKYKNVTVSIAQVK
- the cobM gene encoding precorrin-4 C(11)-methyltransferase; translated protein: MHVSFVGAGPGDPELITVKGQRLLGEADVIIYAGSLVNPALLALAKQGASIYNSASMTLDQVIDVIEEAASHGKKTVRLHTGDPSIYGAIQEQMDALDKKNITYDVIPGVSSFLATAAALKREYTLPDVSQTVIITRLEGRTPVPEKEKLALLASHNATMCIFLSVHMIDNVMKELIDGGYEQDTPVAIVQKASWPDQKIFRGTVSTIGKIITDAKIDRTAMIVVGRCLDSQYALSRLYAPEFGHMYRDAK
- the cbiT gene encoding precorrin-6Y C5,15-methyltransferase (decarboxylating) subunit CbiT: MSYFPGIKDEDFIRGDIPMTKQEVRILVLTKAKICPTDTIIDIGAGTGSLSIEAALQASSGKVYAIERHPEGAQLIRSNAIHFGADNIEVISGSAPEALQGLPVADVIFIGGSGGHLQEILAQSNSLLKPNGRLVITAITIETLYDALHSMQAKPEFTVEAFGMQVTRIKQVKSSNMLQALNPIYIITCTKGI
- the cbiE gene encoding precorrin-6y C5,15-methyltransferase (decarboxylating) subunit CbiE, whose product is MEHKIIVVGIGPGSPDYILPVASRIIAQADVLVGSQRALITFAPKHATVKVIDRDISGVLTFIATSLSQSDVVVMVSGDPGFYSFLATLKTKFTSECITVIPGISSMQLAFARITAIWQDALLISMHGRMANDNDLKYAPNKKLGILTDYEQDPKFIAGVLIDHGWPSNAKVWLCANLSYENEEIKQSTLNEVKMLNGFTHCVMVVEA
- the cbiD gene encoding cobalt-precorrin-5B (C(1))-methyltransferase CbiD, producing MQKKMKSGITTGTCAAAATKAALLAWSGQLPTTVHVTSPQGQNIHVKIATCQPLYNGGKASIIKDAGDDPDVTNGTRIFAEVEVNKTSEIILKAGVGVGLVTKPGLSVAVGQPAINPGPRKMIMQAIQDVLPTGCGVTVTISIPDGERLAQRTLNPTLGIVGGLSIIGTTGIVEPMSEEAFKNSLSPQISMVKALGYNQIVFAPGKMGQEIAINRYHLPREAVIQTSNFIGHMLESAVHYGMEQVLLFGHLGKIVKVAAGIFHTHNRMADARFETLAAYMASLGAPQSAIQEVLDCNTTEAAMPIITKYKLHEVYRVIAQRASIRAERYIFGDLRVGTAMITLKGDILATDDTAQEIGGNLGWNIK